From the Halobacterium zhouii genome, the window CCATCCACGGGAGGCCGAGGGCCTCGTACATCGCTTCCTCCGTCTCGCGGGCGAGCAAGTCGCCGACGCGCTGACCCGACTCCGGGTCCTCGACGTCGTCGTCGGACTCCGTCCGACTGCCCGAGGCGCGTAGCGCCTCGCTGCTGACGTCGAACACGCCGTATTCGTTGACCTTCTTCCCCTGCGCGATGGCGTGGTTCCGGAGCGTGATGTTGTGCGCCTTGCCCCCCGTGAAGTACTGGAGCGCCGCCCCGAACTCCTCGGGCACCACCGCCCGCAGGTCGATCCGCAGACCGCCGGCGCGCACGCTCGTCTTCGTCGGCCCGAGGTCGAGGGTCTCCTCGACGCGCTCCCACTCCGTGAGCGCCTCGCCGACCGCCTCCCCGGATTCGGTCGCCACGAGCACGTCCACGTCGCCGATGGTGTCCCGCCACCGCCGCAGCGACCCCGCTGTCTTCGCCTGTTCGACTGCGTCGTGCGACCGGACGAACTCGAGAATCCCCGCAGCGACCGGCACCGCGTCCCCGAGCAGTTCGCGCTCCTGGGCCTCCCGCGCGAACTCGATGTGGTCGAGGATGTTCTGCTCGGTTTTCTCGCCGAACCCCGAGACTTCCTGAATCTCCCCTGCTTCGGCGGCCGCCTCCAGGTCGTCGAGCGTCTGGATGCCGAGTGCGTCGTACAGTTTCCCGACGGTCTTCGGCCCGACACCCTCCACCGCCGTGAGTTGTGCCATCTCCACGGGGAGTTTATCGCGTTCGTCTTCCAGTTCCTCGATTTCGCCGGTCTCGACGTACTCCACGACCTTCGACGCGATCGCCTCGCCGACGCCGCTGACGTCCCGGACCGCGTCCTCGCCCTCCGCCGCGAGGTCCTCGATGGCGGTCGGGTGGTCCCTGATGCTGTCCGCCGCGCGGCGGTACGCGTTCGGCTTGTACTCGACGTCCTGGGCCTCCAGCAGGTCGGCGTACTCCTCGAGCACCGCCGCGATTTCGGCGTTCTGGCTCACCGCCGGTCACCTCGCTGTGCGGGTGCGGCGCGCCGAGTCATCGCCGAATCCCCTCGTTGTCGTCGTTGCCGAGTGCCTGCTTGAGGAACGAGTACCAGCGCTTCTTGTCGGCGCGCTCGTTGGCCTCCGCTTCGGCCTCGAGGTCGGTCGCGCCCATGGATTCGAGCGCGTTCAGCGCGCGGTCGATGCCCACCAGCACCTCCACGACGCGCTCTCCCTCCTCCCGGGAGATATCCCCCTCTTCCAGGGTCTCCCGGCGCTCGATGCGCTCGCGGCGCAGCAGCGTCTTCACTTCGTCGACCTCCTCGCGCGTGTCCGCCGGGATGGTGTCGCGCTTTTTCACCTCGAAGACGAACGCCCCGAGTTCGAAGCGCTCGCCCTGCAGGTCGATCTCGTCGGGAATCGACGCCCCCACCGTCGCGGACTCCCGGTCGACCCGTTCGAGGAGTTGCTTGCGCTCGTACTCTTGCATATCCGCTGGTACCACCGGAGCGGCCAAAAACACCGTGGCTGTTTCCGGATGGTTCCGGTGTGCGTTGTGGCGCTGTCGGGATTCTGCGCTCGGTCTCCTGCCTGCCCGTTCGCCCGACGACGCTCTACTGCGACCCCAAACGCTTTCGCCGCCCCTCCCTAACGCCCGGTAATGGCGACGTGTGACCGGTGTGGCGAACAGGAGCCGATGCCGTACCGGTGTCGGCTTTGTGGCGGCACCTACTGTTCGGACCACCGACTCCCGGAGAACCACAACTGTCCGGGGCTGGACGAGTGGGACGACCCGAACGGCGTCTTCGACAGCGGGTTCGACGATAGCGGCGGCAAGCAACAGCAGCAGGCCGAGGGAAGCGTCGTGAGTCGCGTGACGCCGGACGCGAGCACGGGCGGCCTGTTCGGCTACTTCCGCGGGAACATGACGTACGTGTTCCTCGCGCTGATGTGGTTGACGTTCGTCGCGCAACTCATCTTCCAGAGCACCATCGACTCACAGGCGGACGTCGCGCTCTACGAGAGCATCTTCGTGCTGACGACCACGCACCCGGAGTACGTCTGGACGTGGTTCACGTCCATCTTCGCGCACGCCGGGTTCTCGCACATCTTCGTGAACAGCATCGTGATATTCTTCTTCGGCCGTCTGGTCGAGGACTACGTCGGCTCCAGGGAGTTCTCAGTGCTGTTCCTGGCGTCGGGCGCGCTTGCGGGCCTGAGCCAGATACTCGTCGGGTTGCTTCAGAGCACCCCTGCGGGCGTGGTCGGCGCGAGCGGCGCCGGTCTCGCCATCATGGGCGTGCTCACCGTGCTCAACCCGGGACTGCGCGTCTACCTCTACTTCATCCTGCCCGTGCCAATCTGGGTGCTCACCGGTCTCTACGCGGTGGTGAGCGTCATCGGCATCGTCGGGCCGAGCATCGCGGGCGCGAACGTGGCGAACGCGGCCCACCTCGTCGGCCTGCTGATCGGGCTGGCGTACGGCAAGCACGTCGAGGGCCGCGGCCGCACGCCCCGCCAGCTCCAGTTCGGGGGCGGCGGTGGTGGCCGGGGCGGCCCGGGTCGCGGGCGCTTCTGAGATGACCGCCGTCACCGCGGGTGGTCCGGGGTGAACGTCGTCCACCCGGAGTACCTTCCGGACCCCGGTCGCTCGCGCGAGGAGATGGAGGTACTCCAGCGCGACATCGCGGCGGACGCCGAGTTCGAGGACGACGTTGACTTCGATTCCGCGGACGTCGCGCTCTCTGGAACACCGACCGAGCATGAAGTCGGTCAGACGGAACTCGATGCGAGCAGCGCAACGGACACACCGGTCGTCGTCGGCGTCGACCAGGCGTTCACGGACGACGAGGCGGTGAGCGCCGTCGTCGCCATCCGCGACGGCGTCGTGGTGGACCGCGCGGCGGGGCACGCGCCCCTGGAGATTCCCTACATTCCGGGCCTGCTCTCCTTTCGGGAGGGAAGCGCCATCGTGGACGCACTCGAATCCCTCTCCGTCGACCCCGACGTGCTGGTCGTCGACGGCAGCGGGCGCATCCACTTCCGGCAGGCCGGCCTCGCCACGCACGTCGGCGTCCTGTTCGACGTTCCGGCGGTCGGCGTGGCGAAGAACCTCCTGTGTGGCACACCCCGCGCGTCACTCGACGACCCGCTCGCGGCGGGCGCTCGCGTCGCCATCGAGGCCGACGATTCGATGGACGCCCCCGACGGCACCGTCGTCGGCTACGCTTACCAGAGCCGCCAGTACCCGAATCCCGAGACGCGCCACGTCAACCCACTGTTCGTGAGCCCCGGCCACCGCCTGAGCGCCGAAACGGCGGTCGACGTCGTCGAGGCGACCTGTTCGGGGTACAAGCTTCCCGAACCGACCAGACTCGCCGACGCGTACGCCGACGAACTGAAGGCGTAGCCGCCGGCGGGGAGGTGAAGCGTTAACTACCAGGGCGGTGACGTGCCGGCATGGAGAACGTCGCGCTCGTCACTGGTTGTTCGTCGGGCATCGGTGACGCGACCGCCCGAGCACTGCTCGAGGAGGAGTGGACCGTCGTCGCGACCGCACGCGACACCGACGACGTCGCCGCGCTCGCGAACGCGGGCTGTGAGACCGCCGAACTCGACGTGACGAAACCCGCACAGTGCGTGAACGTCGTCGATGACGTCGTGGAGCGCCACGGCCGCCTCGACGCGCTCGTGAACAACGCCGGGTACGCGCAACTCGGCCCGCTCGAGGACGTGCCGACGCGGCGCGTCCACGACCAGTTCGACGTGAACGTCTACGGTCCTCACCGCCTCATTCGGGCGGCGCTCCCGCACATGCGGGAGGCCGGCGACGGAACCATCGTGAACGTCTCGAGCGTCTCCGGTCGCGTCGCCACACCCGGGATGGGCGCGTACAACGCCTCGAAGTTCGCGCTCGAGGGGATGAGCGACGCGCTCCGTGCGGAGGTCGACTCCTTCGGCGTGGACGTCGCGCTCGTCGAACCCGGGCCCGTGGAGACGCAGTTCTCGGACCGCGCGGAGTCGGAACTCGACCCGCTGGAGGGAAGCGGCGCCTACGACCGGCTCTACGAGTTCTTCGCGGACGCGAGCGCGGTCAACGGCGTCGGCGCGGTGTCGGCCGAGGACGTCGCGGACACCATCGTGGAGGCCACCGTGAGCTCGAACCCGAAGGCGCGCTACCCCGTCGGTCGAGCCGGGAAAATCGGCGTGCTCGCTCGTTTCCTCCCGGCGAGCGTGCTGGACCGGCTGTACAGTCTCGGGATGTCCCTCGCGTCGCGAGTGCAGTCGAGGGACTGACCGGACGGGTCGGGAAGCCGAGTTCCGGTGGTGGAGCGGGAAGCCGAGTAGCAGCGGCTTCGACGACCGAGAGCGGGGCGCCGGTGGTCGAGTCCGGGTCGGTGCGCCAACCGGAATCCACTTGTCCGCGTGGAACCGCGTCCCAACCAAACCGATGATACGGAATCGGGACGAGCTGGCTGGCGGCGACGGCCGGGAGACCGCACTCGCGTGCCTCGAGGCGGGCATCCGGGCCGCCCATCCGCGCGCGGTCGTCCGAGAGTCGGTCCGTCGCTCGGGGGAAACGCTCCGGGTGCTGGACGCCGAGTACGACCTCGGCGAGTACGACGAGGTGGTCGTCGCGGGCGGCGGGAACGCCGCTGGTCACGTGGCCGCCGCGCTCGAATCCATCCTCGGCGACTCCCTCGACGGCGGCGCTGTCGTCACCGACGACTTCGCGGAGACGGACCGAGTCGAGGTGCTGCCGGGCGACCATCCGGTTCCGAGCGAGCGAGGTGTCGACGGCGCGCGCAGTATTCTCGACCTTGCCGAATCCGCGGACGAGCGAACCCTGGTGCTGGCCGTCCTCACCGGCGGCGGAAGCGCTCTTCTGCCCGCGCCGGCGGGCGACGTGACACTCGAGGACCTCCAGGCGACGACCGACTCGCTGCTCGCGAGCGGTGCTCCCATCAACGAGATGAACGCCGTGCGGAAGCACCTCTCCGCACTGAAGGGCGGACAGCTGGCGGCCGCGGCCGCCCCCGGGGCGGTCGTCGGACTGGTGCTCAGCGACGTGGTCGGCGACGACCTCGGCGTGATCGCCAGCGGCCCGACGGCCCCCGACGACTCGACGTTCGAATCGGCGCTATCGGTGCTCGACGCCTACGACGCAGACGCGCCCGAGCGTGTCCGCGACCGGCTCAGGCGCGGCGCCGACGGCGACGTCTCCGAGACGCCGGGCGTGGGGGACGAAACGTTCGACCGCGTGACCAACCACGTGCTGGCGAACGCGCGGACAGCGCTCGACGCGGCCCGCGACGCAGCCGCCGAGCGCGGCTACGATGCGATGGTTCTCTCGGCGAGCGTGCGGGGCGAGGCCTGCGAGGCGGCCAAGACTCACGTCGCCGTCGCCGAGGAGATTGTCACGAGCGCCGACCCCGTCGAGCCGCCGGCGGTCGTCCTCTCGGGCGGCGAGACCACCGTGACGCTCTCCGGGGACGGCGGCGTCGGGAGCGACGCGACTGACGGTTCGGCGGACGAGCGAACCGAGTCCGCCGGCGGCCCGAACCAGGAGTTCGCCACGAGCGCCGCGGCGGAACTCGACGCGGCCGGCGTCGTGCTGGCGTCCGTAGACACCGACGGCATCGACGGCGCGACCGACGCGGCGGGCGCCGTTGTCGACGCCGACACGGTCCCCGATGGCGGCGCCGACGCTGTTCGCACGGCGCTCGCGAACAACGACGTCGCCCGGTATCTCGACGAGCGAGGCGCGCTCGTTCGAACGGGGACGACAGGAACGAACGTCAACGACCTCCGAGTGCTGGTCGTCGCGGAGCGGTCCTAGACCGCCCCTGGGTCGTTACAGGACCAGGCCGACCAGGCCTCTGAGGACGACGATCCAGACGATGCTCGTGACGCCGAGCGCGAGCGTCGCCAGCGTCCACGCCTGGTAGGCTGTCGCCGCCTCCATGTCGGTGAACTCGGTGATGATCCAGAAGTAGGAGTCGTTTGCGTGGCTCACTGTCATGCTCCCCGCGCCGATGGCGAGCACCGCGAACACCCGGCCCCACTGCGAGGCGAGACCGAGCGGTTCGAGCAGCGGTGCGACGAGGCTCGCCGTCGTCAGGATGGCAACGGTCGAGGAGCCGAGTGCGGTCTTCATCGCGGCCGCGATGACGAACGCGGCGAGCAGGCCGATGCCCAGGCCACCGAACGTGCTGGTGACGAAGTCCTGAAGCGGGAGCGCGCCCAGCACGTTGCCGAACGCGCCGCCGGCACCGGTCACGGCGAGGATGACGGCGGCGTTCGTGATACCTTCGCTCACCCACTCGTCGGTGACCTCGTCGGTGAACTCGGGGACGGCGGCGAAGGAGACGAAGGCGCCAATGATGAGCGCGACTGCGGGGTCACCGAAGAACAGCAGCCAGTTCTGGAGCGTGCCCGTGATCAGTTCCGGATTTGCCGCCTCGGGGTACGCGGCGACACTCCCGAGCGCGATGAGCACGATGGGGACCACTAGCGGTGCGAACGAGGCGGCAGGCGACGGAAGCGTGCCGTACTCGTCTTCGATCTCCTCGACCGTCATCTCCGGGTCGGGGTCGATGTGGAACCGGGAGGCGACCCGGTCGGCCCACACCGCGGCGACGAACACGATGGGAGCGCTCACAACGATTCCCGCGAGCATGACGAGGCCGATGTCCGCGCCGATGATGCCCGCTGCAGCGATGGGGCCGGGCGTCGGTGGGACGAACACGTGCGTGACGTAGAGCCCGCCGGCGAGCGCGACGCCGACCGTGGCGAGTGAGAGCGACGACCGATCGGCGAGCGTTCGGTTGAGCCCCGATAGGATGACGAATCCCGAGTCACAGAACACGGGAATGCTCACGAAACTTCCCGTGATGGCCATCACCGTGGTCGTGTGTTCCTCGCCGACGACGTCGAGAATCGACTCGGCGATGACGATGGCTGCGCCCGACCGTTCGAGCGCGGTGCCGATGATGGTCCCGGCGAGAATTACGATACCGATGTAGCCGAGCACACTGCCGAATCCGTTCGTGACGAGTGCCGCCGCCTCGCTTGGCGCGACTCCCGCGACGAGCGCGGTTCCGTACGCCGCGACGAGCAGGGTGAGAAACGCGTGTAAATCCAGTTTTGCGGTGGCGACGATGATGAACGCGATTGCCGCCAGCAGCAACAATACCAGCGGTATTCCCGATAACATGCAGGTTGTTCCCAAACGGATTGTTTGTATAATGCTGTCCCTACCAGCAACGATTCTGGTAGAATGTGTGAACTGTCCCAGGAGATGACGGCGTCTCAGTCCAGGCAGGACGCGACGACGCGAAGCGAGCGCTCGCCTCTGACTTCCTCCGCGAGCAGCGGCACGCGTTTCACGTCGTGGCCGCGGAACAGGTCCTGGGCGTCCGCGAGCGCGCCCTGCTGGACCGCCCAGCGTCGCGAGCAAAAGTCGCAGTGCTCGGGGTCGGGCGCGACGAACGCCTCGGTCGGCACGTCGGTGACGTCCGCGAGTGGCTCCATCACGCGGTTCACGACGACGGTGCCGACCGGCACGCCGAACTCGTCGAGTCGGGAGACGAGACGCTCGGACTCCACGACGCTCATCTCCTCTGGCACCATCACGACGCGGAAGTCGGTCCGCGCCGGGTCCGTGAGCACGCCACGGAGTCGCTCGACGCGCTCTTTCACGGCGTCGAGGTCGCCGAAGCCGTCGTCCTCGGCGCCGTCGCCGCCTCCGCCGAACATCCCCTTCACGCCGTCGAGCATCCCGCCGAAGCGCTCGCGCATCTGCACGAGGCGCCCGACCATGGAGTCGAGGACCTCCGGGAGTTCGAGCAGTCGGAGCGTGTGCCCGGTCGGCGCGGTGTCGACGACCACGCGGTCGAAGCGCTCGTCGTCCAGGTACTCGAGGAGGAGTTGCATCGCCGCGGCCTCATCCGCGCCGGGCATCATCGCGGCGTCGTCGGCGCTGTCGCCCGCCGCGCCCCCGAGCAGCGCGTCCAGACCGCCGGCGAACCCGCCCTCCTGGCCGAACATCCCGGCCTGCGAGAGCGCGTCGTCGGGGTCGATCTCGACCGCCCACAGCGGCGCGTCCTCCCGAATCTGCGCCGGCCGTGACGGAATTTCGGCGCCGAGTGTGTCCGACAGCGAGTGCGCGGGGTCCGTCGACACGACGAGCGTCGACGTGCCAGCGTTCGCGCTGGCGAGCGCCGTCGCCGCCGCCATCGTCGTCTTCCCCACGCCGCCCTTCCCGCCGTACAGCACGTACTCCGCGGTCCCCGCCCCGACGCCGGGGTCGAGGGAGTCGACCGCCTCGACCTCGAGTTCGTCCATGCGCCGGCATCGGCGTTCCACGTGGGTCAATCCGTCGGTCGAATGCGGGCCAGGCCCGGCCGTCTCTGGGCAAAAACAGCAGCGTCGGCGGCATCTGAACTCATCACTTGGCGTACAACTCGGCACCTGAATACAGTGAAAACGCAAGACGAACGTCGGACGCTGGCGCCAAATTGAAGCACGACTAGACGTTAGTGGGCGTATGCGCGACCACGCCGACGACCCCCCGGTCGAGGAGACACTCGGGGACGCCCTCCGTGACGCCGGGCACACCGTCGCCGTGGCGGAGTCCTGCACGGGCGGTCTCGTCGGGTCGCTGCTCACGGACGTGCCGGGGTCGAGTGAGTACTTCGACCGCGCCACCGTCACGTACTCCTACGACGCGAAACTCGACAGCGGCATCACCCGGGAGGCGCTCGACGAACACGGCGCGGTCAGCGAACCCGTCGCGCGCCAGATGGCTCAGGCCGCCCGGGACAGTGCCGGCACGACGTGGGGAGTCTCCACGACCGGCGTCGCGGGACCGAGTGGCGGCACCGAGGAGACGCCGGTCGGGACGGTCTTCGTCGGCGTCGCGTACCGCGGCGACTGGGGCTCGCAGTCCTCTTACGCGACTGTCGAGCGCTACGAGTTCGAGGGTGACAGAGCCGACGTGAAAGAGCAGATCGCGAGACGCGCGCTCCACGACCTGGCTGCGGAACTCGAGGCGGTGCGCGAGTGATCCCCGCAGCACGATGAACAAGCGAGACCACGTCCTCAACGGTGTTCTACTCGCCATCGGCCTGGGGTACGTCTGGTATCCCGCAGGCGGGGTGGCGACCCTCCAGACCATCGCCGCGGTCGCGGTCCCCGTGGTGCTCGGCGCGCTGCTCCCGGACGTCGACACGAGCCTCGGGCGCCACCGGAAGACGCTGCACAACCTCCCAGTGCTCGCGCTCCTCTACGCGTTCCCGTACGTCTTCGCGAACCTCCGGTACGTCTGGATCGGGGTCGCCACGCACTACGTGCTCGACGCCCTCGGGAGCAAGCGCGGCGTCGCGTTGTTCTACCCGTTCTCGAAGACCGAGTACGGCCTCCCGGTCGGCGTCGCCACCGTCTCGAAGTACGCGAGCGTCGTGACCGTCGTCGTCACCGCACTCGAACTCGCGCTCGTCGCGGCGGCCCTCCACGTCGCTCCGGATGTGGTTCCCAGCCTGGATGTGGTTCCCAGTGACGTCGCGAACGCGCTCGCCCGACTGCCCCGCCCGTGGTGACTCGCTCTTCGGACCGAGTTTACTCCCGGGAGACGCTGATGTCGATCATGTCACCGCCGCACTTCGGACAGACCTCCGGCTGGTGTTCGGCCTTCATCCGATTCCCGCAGTCGTTGCACTCGTAGGTGTTCTCGCCGGCGTTTCCCATACCGATGTCACGGCTGCTGGACGGTTGTACGTTACTGCCGTTCACGCCTGTGGCCGGTGACTGCCGCCGTACCGAGTCGGTGGCTGTCGCCGTATCGAGTCGGTGACTGCCGCCGTACCGAGTCGGTGGCTGTCGCCGTATCGAGTCGGTGACTGCCGCCGTATCGAGTCGGTGCTACTGCCACACTGGCTCAGTAGACAGAGACGTCGTCGAACCGGCCGTCGTACGCGATGTGGCGCGGGTGCGTCGGTTCGGTGCCCGAGAGGAACAGTCGGTCGACCTTCTCCCAGGAGTTCTCGTAGGCGAGGTGGAGTTTCTCCGTGAAGCTCCGTGTCCGGTGGCGCACGCCGTGGTGGTGGTACGTGCGCCGTTCGACGCCGTCCCGGAGCGCGGCGACGAGGTCGGCCTCACTCTCGATGTCTGTGTCGAACTCCGTCCACACCTCGCCGATCGTCCGGGGCAGGTGGGCGTACGTCGACGCGAACGCCGGGATGTCGTGGGCGTTCGCGATGCTCCGCGCTCGCTTGCAGTGATGCGAGAGGAGTTTCGGGTTGTACGTCTCCACGGCGTCGATCTGTTCGCGGTAGCGGCTCAGGTCGCCGGCGCTCAGGCTCACGTTCAGGAACGTCGGATGCGGGGCTAGCACCGCCGCGTCCTGCTCGTCGAACGCCGACAGCGCGCCCGAAAGCGTCACGAAGTCTGGAACGGGGTCTTCGAGTCCGATTGCGAGGAGGTGCCTGCGGTCGCGGTACGACCCCGTGAACACTTCGCGGCCCGGCACCACGAGCAACTCGTCGTCGGAGAACCGGTCGGCGCGCTCGCGCACGTCCGGCAGTCGCGTGAAGTGTGGCGCGTAGACGAGTACGTCGACGCCCGCGGCCTTCGCTCGCTCGACGACCGCCTCGTCGAGCACCTTCACGTGGAGGTCCGCCCGTGTCGTCGGCACGACGCAGGGTTCACACGCGGCCACTTAGCGACTTACGATTCGTTCGCGTCCCCGCGAGGACCGTTGACCCTTCGCGCACCTCCCCATCTATCGACTAGTGGTCGATACTGCTACCGCCGCACGAGTTAAGTGGTGTGAGAGCATGGGGCACAGTATGGGTGACACGAAGCGCGGCCGCGAGCGGAAAGGCCTGAAAAAGCGCGAACAACGCATCGAGCACGAACTCGAACGCGAGCTCGACGCGTCCGAAGAACCCCCGGAAGCGCCCGACGCAACCGAAGAGCCTCCCGAGGTACCCGACGCATCCGAAGACCCTCCCGAACCCTCCGAAACACCCGACGCGTCCGAAGAACCTCCGGAAGCACCCGACGCATCCGAGGACGACGTACACGTCGAGACGTAGTCCGTCCACGGAACCCCTTTCGTCGACGGAATCCACCCACGCCTCCATTCTTCGACAGTCCGCTGCCGAGCAGCGGTGCTCTCCGGCGGGAAGACTGTCCCGTAGCAGTGACCTCCCTGGTGGGTGCCGGCCGCTCAGACCAGTTCGTTCCCGCACTCGTTGCAGTACACCGGCATCCGTCCGTCGTCGGTGGGCTCCCGGACGCCGTGGCTCGTCACCTCGCCGCACTCCGGGCATGGAATCAGTGATTCGAGGTCCGCCCAGTTGTGGCGAGCGCCCGGCGCGCCGATGGCCAGTGCGCGCACTGGGTCGTCCGTCTCGTTTCGCCCACTCTGGAACTGACCCGGCGGGAAGCGGATCAGTTGTCCCTCCTCGACCGTCACCGACTCGCGCTCGGTCCCGACGTCGAACGTGGCCGTTCCAGCGAGCACGTAGAACACCTCCTCCTGGTCGTGGTGTGCGTGGAGGCCGCCGGAGAACTGCTCGCCCGGCGCGAGTTCGTAGAACGCCATCGATACGTCGTCCGTCCCGAGTGCGTCGGAAATCGGTCGTCGAACGCCGTGAACGCCGAGCGGATTCGGTTCGTTTCGCACGTCGTCTATCTCGACTTTCTCCATGCCTGCATCGTGGACGCCGGCCGGAAAGCTCTGTCCCGTGTCACTCCTGCGGGACCGAGAACGGACTGTCGCCCTCGGTCCACGACCAGCCCGGGAGCCGGGTCTGGAAGCCCGCTGCGAGCGCCGCGTCGAGGTCGTCGACGCCCGCGGGTTCGTCACTGACGTCTCGCGCGTCCGCCGCGCCGTCCGTCACCACGTCAGCGTAGTGGAACGTCGACTCCGCGAGCAGGCGCAGCGGCTGTTCACCTGCGATGATCCCGGCGAGTTCGCGCCCGAGCAGTTCGTCAACGACGAACCCCGGGTAGTCGTTCTGTACGTCGAGGTTCCGGAGGATGGCGACCAGCGCCGCGGCGTTGACCGCGCGGTCGCCGTCCGCGAACACCGCGTCCACCGCCCCACGGTACTCTTCGCGAGTGACGTCCGGGACGTCCGCGTCGAAGGCCTCCCCGAGGGACTGCCGGACGTCGTTCAGTATCGGAACCACGACGTCGGCGCGCTCGCGAACCCAGGCGTGTTCTCGCTCCACAGCGGTCGGTGTCAGCTCCATGGTGAGGTCTGGCACTCCAAACTTTGCGAAGGCTTTTATAACCCTGCCCGTCTAACCCCGGGTAAGCGGGTTCTCGTGCAGTTTCCCCGTGGCCCGACCGGACTCGGTCGGGAGTCCCGCTTTCCCTCACTGGTATGACGACACTCTCGGTCTGCTCCCCGCGCTTCTCGGAACGCTCGTTCACCGACCCGCGTCGGCAGCCGAGCGCCGTCACCAGTGATTCGGGAAGCGACCCTGCACGAGAGCATGTTTCCCGATTATGAGCACTGTAGACCAGCAACTCGAGGAATTACAGGACAAAATCGTCGACGAGATTCCGCCGGACATCTCGGTCACCGAAGTCAAATACGAAGGTCCGGAACTCGTCGTGTACACGCGCGACCCCAAGCAGTTCGCCGAAGACGGCGACCTCATTCGGAGCCTGGCGAGCAAACTCCGGAAGCGAATCACCGTTCGCCCGGACCCCGACGTGCTCTCCACTCCCGAGCGCGCCCGCGAACAGATCATGGACGTCATCCCCGACGACGCGGGCGTCACCGACCTCGACTTCCACGAGGACACCGGTGAGGTCGTCATCGAGGCCCAGAAACCAGGCCTGGTCATCGGGCGACACGGCTCCACGCTCCGGGAGATCACGACCGAAGCGGGGTGGACGCCCGAGGTCGTTCGTACGCCGCCCATCGAGTCCTCGACGGTGTCGAACGTGCGGAACTTCCTGAAACAGGAGCGCGACGACCGCCGCGACATCCTGGAGAAGGTCGGCCGCCAGATCCACCGCGAGGAGATGTCCGACGACGAGTACGTGCGCATCACCACACTAGGCTGCTGCCGGGAGGTCGGGCGCGCGAGTTTCATCCTCTCCACGCCCGAGACGCGCATCCTCATCGACTCCGGCGACAAGCCCGGGAG encodes:
- a CDS encoding ArsA family ATPase, translated to MDELEVEAVDSLDPGVGAGTAEYVLYGGKGGVGKTTMAAATALASANAGTSTLVVSTDPAHSLSDTLGAEIPSRPAQIREDAPLWAVEIDPDDALSQAGMFGQEGGFAGGLDALLGGAAGDSADDAAMMPGADEAAAMQLLLEYLDDERFDRVVVDTAPTGHTLRLLELPEVLDSMVGRLVQMRERFGGMLDGVKGMFGGGGDGAEDDGFGDLDAVKERVERLRGVLTDPARTDFRVVMVPEEMSVVESERLVSRLDEFGVPVGTVVVNRVMEPLADVTDVPTEAFVAPDPEHCDFCSRRWAVQQGALADAQDLFRGHDVKRVPLLAEEVRGERSLRVVASCLD
- a CDS encoding CinA family protein; its protein translation is MRDHADDPPVEETLGDALRDAGHTVAVAESCTGGLVGSLLTDVPGSSEYFDRATVTYSYDAKLDSGITREALDEHGAVSEPVARQMAQAARDSAGTTWGVSTTGVAGPSGGTEETPVGTVFVGVAYRGDWGSQSSYATVERYEFEGDRADVKEQIARRALHDLAAELEAVRE
- a CDS encoding metal-dependent hydrolase encodes the protein MNKRDHVLNGVLLAIGLGYVWYPAGGVATLQTIAAVAVPVVLGALLPDVDTSLGRHRKTLHNLPVLALLYAFPYVFANLRYVWIGVATHYVLDALGSKRGVALFYPFSKTEYGLPVGVATVSKYASVVTVVVTALELALVAAALHVAPDVVPSLDVVPSDVANALARLPRPW
- a CDS encoding rubrerythrin-like domain-containing protein, translated to MGNAGENTYECNDCGNRMKAEHQPEVCPKCGGDMIDISVSRE
- a CDS encoding PHP-associated domain-containing protein → MPTTRADLHVKVLDEAVVERAKAAGVDVLVYAPHFTRLPDVRERADRFSDDELLVVPGREVFTGSYRDRRHLLAIGLEDPVPDFVTLSGALSAFDEQDAAVLAPHPTFLNVSLSAGDLSRYREQIDAVETYNPKLLSHHCKRARSIANAHDIPAFASTYAHLPRTIGEVWTEFDTDIESEADLVAALRDGVERRTYHHHGVRHRTRSFTEKLHLAYENSWEKVDRLFLSGTEPTHPRHIAYDGRFDDVSVY
- a CDS encoding cupin domain-containing protein encodes the protein MEKVEIDDVRNEPNPLGVHGVRRPISDALGTDDVSMAFYELAPGEQFSGGLHAHHDQEEVFYVLAGTATFDVGTERESVTVEEGQLIRFPPGQFQSGRNETDDPVRALAIGAPGARHNWADLESLIPCPECGEVTSHGVREPTDDGRMPVYCNECGNELV